A section of the Candidatus Limnocylindrales bacterium genome encodes:
- a CDS encoding ABC transporter ATP-binding protein, whose translation MPSPSSSVPVITLENVHKKFGTFVAVESASLEIRRGEFFSLLGPSGCGKTTLLRLIAGFEDATSGRVLLDGADVSKVPPYRRNVNTVFQQYALFPHLDVFDNVAFGPRTRRVPEAETKKRVIEMLEVVRLGDFARRRPDQLSGGQRQRVALARALVNLPSALLLDEPLSALDLKLRQAMQLELKRIQREIGITFIFVTHDQEEALTMSDRTAVMSNGRIEQVGTPEEIYLSPATVFVAGFIGAANLIPVRIVSGNDGSAEVEFAGGRRASVPCSYGAGGGQSGVVMVRPERVRVTANPPSGETGHCVVPVTVRDVIFQGPVLRCLMRDDEDDDVIANIDQSERPHGLEPGARLWAVWDPSAARLLASKDPA comes from the coding sequence TTGCCATCGCCGAGCTCCAGCGTCCCCGTCATCACGCTCGAGAACGTTCACAAGAAATTCGGAACGTTTGTCGCGGTCGAATCCGCGAGCCTGGAGATCCGTCGCGGTGAGTTCTTCTCGCTGCTCGGTCCGTCCGGTTGCGGCAAGACGACGCTGCTGCGGCTGATCGCGGGGTTCGAGGATGCCACCAGCGGTCGCGTGCTTCTCGACGGCGCCGACGTCTCGAAAGTCCCGCCGTATCGCCGCAACGTGAACACGGTATTCCAGCAGTACGCGCTGTTTCCCCATCTCGATGTCTTCGACAACGTCGCGTTCGGCCCGCGCACGCGCCGCGTGCCCGAAGCCGAAACCAAAAAGCGCGTGATCGAGATGCTCGAGGTCGTGCGGCTCGGGGATTTTGCGCGCCGGCGCCCCGACCAGCTCTCCGGCGGACAGCGCCAGCGCGTCGCGCTCGCGCGCGCGCTCGTCAATCTGCCGAGCGCGCTGCTGCTCGATGAGCCGCTGTCGGCGCTCGACCTCAAGCTTCGCCAGGCGATGCAGCTCGAGCTCAAGCGCATCCAGCGCGAGATCGGCATCACGTTCATCTTCGTCACGCACGACCAGGAAGAGGCGCTGACGATGTCGGACCGCACCGCCGTCATGAGCAACGGGCGCATCGAGCAGGTCGGCACGCCCGAAGAGATTTATCTGAGCCCCGCGACCGTATTCGTCGCCGGCTTCATCGGTGCGGCCAATCTGATTCCGGTGCGTATCGTCTCCGGCAACGACGGCAGCGCCGAAGTGGAATTCGCCGGCGGTCGTCGAGCCAGCGTGCCGTGCAGCTACGGCGCCGGCGGTGGCCAGAGCGGCGTCGTCATGGTGCGTCCCGAGCGTGTCCGGGTAACGGCAAATCCGCCGTCCGGCGAAACCGGTCACTGCGTCGTTCCGGTAACCGTGCGCGACGTGATCTTTCAGGGCCCGGTGCTTCGCTGCCTGATGCGCGACGACGAGGACGACGACGTGATCGCGAACATCGACCAGTCCGAACGTCCTCATGGGCTCGAGCCTGGCGCGCGGCTGTGGGCCGTATGGGATCCGTCGGCCGCGCGGCTGCTTGCGTCGAAGGATCCTGCGTGA
- a CDS encoding aminotransferase — translation MEAGHPEKLRGIDDARLAELRRTDAAHLLHPFTDHNDLHRGGTHVIQAASGCHIVDETGQRLLDGLAGLWCVNAGYGRREIADAVHRQILDLSFYPSFFNSTTEPTILLAEKLAEHLPNGLGRVFFSNSGSEANESALKLVRAYNKTLGRPHKTKILTRTFSYHGVCIATTSMTGLASCQDPFDLPLPGFLQVPGPHAYGVQSPLSAADYAAQCIAETEKTILAEGADTIAALFAEPIQGAGGVIVPPPGHLRELRELCRKHDILFVADEVITGFGRLGGWFASGLWSLEPDMITMAKGITSGYVPLGATAVSDEICGVLSPAGYLAHGFTYSGHPVAATAALANIAILEDEHLVERVATDIGPYFQKRLFALAGHHATGEVRGDGLIGAIELVSKDAGAAPNTLGVKAAGFAREGGVIVRGIRDLIAMAPPLVITRAEIDFLFDAVERTLDRIAA, via the coding sequence ATGGAAGCTGGACATCCAGAAAAACTTCGCGGGATCGACGACGCTCGCCTCGCGGAGCTGCGCCGCACGGACGCGGCTCATCTTCTGCATCCGTTCACCGACCACAACGACCTGCATCGCGGCGGCACTCACGTGATCCAGGCCGCATCGGGTTGCCACATAGTCGACGAGACCGGACAGCGGCTGCTCGACGGTCTGGCGGGCCTCTGGTGCGTCAACGCCGGATACGGCCGCCGCGAGATCGCGGACGCGGTGCACCGGCAGATCCTCGATCTCAGCTTCTATCCGTCGTTTTTCAACTCGACGACGGAGCCGACGATCCTGCTCGCCGAGAAGCTCGCGGAGCATCTTCCGAACGGGCTCGGCAGGGTTTTCTTTTCGAACTCGGGGTCGGAAGCCAACGAGTCCGCGCTCAAGCTCGTGCGGGCGTACAACAAGACGCTCGGGCGGCCGCACAAGACGAAGATCCTCACGCGCACGTTTTCGTACCACGGCGTCTGCATCGCGACGACGAGCATGACCGGACTTGCGAGCTGCCAGGACCCGTTCGACCTTCCACTTCCCGGGTTCCTGCAGGTTCCCGGGCCGCATGCGTATGGCGTACAGAGCCCGCTCTCCGCGGCGGACTACGCTGCGCAGTGCATCGCCGAAACCGAAAAGACGATTCTTGCCGAAGGCGCGGACACGATCGCCGCGCTGTTTGCCGAGCCGATCCAGGGCGCCGGCGGCGTCATCGTTCCGCCGCCCGGCCATCTGCGCGAGCTTCGCGAGCTGTGTCGCAAGCACGACATCCTGTTCGTCGCCGACGAAGTCATCACCGGCTTCGGGCGCCTCGGCGGATGGTTCGCGTCCGGGCTGTGGTCGCTCGAGCCCGACATGATCACGATGGCCAAGGGAATCACGAGCGGCTACGTGCCGCTCGGTGCAACTGCGGTCAGCGACGAGATCTGCGGCGTGCTGTCGCCGGCCGGCTATCTCGCGCACGGCTTCACGTACAGCGGCCATCCGGTTGCGGCCACGGCTGCGCTCGCGAACATCGCGATTCTCGAAGACGAGCATCTCGTCGAACGCGTCGCGACGGATATCGGACCGTACTTCCAGAAAAGGCTGTTCGCGCTCGCCGGCCATCACGCTACCGGCGAGGTGCGCGGCGACGGGCTCATCGGTGCGATCGAGCTGGTGTCGAAGGACGCCGGCGCAGCGCCGAATACGCTCGGCGTCAAGGCGGCAGGCTTCGCGCGCGAAGGCGGCGTGATCGTGCGCGGGATCCGCGACCTCATCGCGATGGCGCCGCCTCTCGTGATCACGAGGGCGGAGATCGATTTTCTGTTCGACGCCGTCGAACGCACGCTCGACCGCATCGCCGCGTAA
- a CDS encoding histone deacetylase: MTISVFYHPGYAAPIGRHVMPIDKFEKVADALRSEPGIALKEPAPLTRGQLERVHTADYIDAVRTGEPRALAESQKFPWTPELYPSVLLTGGGCLAAARRALEDGIAGALVSGFHHSHADHGEGFCTFNSLVVAAEALRAGDAVAGLPPAKVERIAVLDMDLHYGNGTASLAAARPWLFNLSIYGNDYDRNTAIRDVSRRAHEDGPNHRSIALGAGSGRAEMLVAMDEGLAMLEAWGRPDLLLYQAGADPFREDPYSPLALDHDDLLERDRLAFAYAKDAGIPVAWVLAGGYTPDVSKVVRVHTNTFVAAREVFA, translated from the coding sequence ATGACGATCTCGGTGTTCTATCATCCGGGTTACGCGGCCCCGATCGGCAGGCACGTGATGCCGATCGACAAGTTCGAGAAGGTTGCCGACGCACTTCGCTCCGAGCCGGGCATCGCGCTCAAAGAGCCGGCGCCGCTCACGCGCGGCCAGCTCGAGCGCGTTCATACGGCGGACTACATCGACGCGGTTCGAACCGGAGAGCCGCGCGCGCTCGCCGAGTCGCAGAAGTTTCCGTGGACGCCCGAGCTTTATCCGTCCGTGCTGCTGACCGGTGGAGGCTGCCTCGCGGCGGCGCGGCGCGCGCTCGAAGACGGCATTGCCGGAGCGCTCGTCAGCGGGTTCCACCATTCGCATGCGGATCACGGCGAAGGCTTCTGCACGTTCAACAGCCTTGTGGTCGCCGCCGAAGCGCTGCGGGCCGGAGATGCGGTCGCCGGCCTGCCGCCTGCGAAGGTCGAGCGCATAGCCGTGCTCGACATGGATCTGCACTACGGCAACGGCACGGCGTCGCTGGCGGCGGCGCGGCCGTGGCTGTTCAACCTTTCGATCTACGGCAACGACTACGACCGCAACACGGCCATCCGCGACGTCAGCCGGCGCGCGCACGAGGACGGGCCGAACCATCGGTCGATCGCGCTCGGCGCCGGCTCCGGACGCGCCGAGATGCTGGTGGCGATGGACGAAGGCCTCGCGATGCTCGAAGCGTGGGGCAGGCCGGATCTGCTTCTTTATCAGGCAGGAGCCGATCCGTTCCGGGAGGATCCGTACTCGCCGCTCGCTCTCGACCACGACGATCTTCTCGAGCGAGACCGGCTGGCGTTCGCGTACGCGAAGGACGCCGGGATTCCGGTCGCATGGGTGCTGGCAGGCGGCTACACGCCCGACGTCTCCAAAGTCGTCCGGGTGCACACGAACACGTTCGTTGCAGCGCGCGAAGTTTTCGCGTGA